Proteins from a genomic interval of Pectinophora gossypiella chromosome 4, ilPecGoss1.1, whole genome shotgun sequence:
- the LOC126382422 gene encoding uncharacterized protein LOC126382422 isoform X1 yields MSDKEQLDKLLKRRRTIKAKVTSFENYLKLLLSCEKITDLQRIDLDGRFSKFIDVYPEFDKLQTEIEILSDTPDVMFSYREQLEAQYHTLVAQARILLEKVLEPQLQGGSDRFHDADAEPVPSTCLFYNKESNGNPLQVTSNWEH; encoded by the exons ATGAGTGATAAAGAGCAGTTAGACAAGCTTCTAAAAAGGCGTAGAACAATAAAAGCGAAAGTTACTAGCTTTGAAAACTACTTAAAATTATTACTCAGTTGTGAAAAAATAACAGACTTACAACGTATCGATTTAGATGGACGTTTTAGTAAATTCATTGATGTATACCCAGAGTTTGATAAATTACAGACGGAGATTGAGATCCTGAGTGACACTCCGGACGTGATGTTCTCCTACCGCGAGCAACTAGAGGCGCAGTATCATACATTGGTGGCGCAGGCTCGCATCTTACTGGAGAAGGTGCTGGAGCCGCAGCTTCAAGGAGGGTCTGACCGGTTCCACGATGCGGATGCAGAGCCAG TACCGAGTACGTGTCTCTTCTACAACAAAGAATCAAATGGCAATCCTCTTCAAGTGACCTCAAACTGGGAGCACTAG
- the LOC126382422 gene encoding uncharacterized protein LOC126382422 isoform X2: MSDKEQLDKLLKRRRTIKAKVTSFENYLKLLLSCEKITDLQRIDLDGRFSKFIDVYPEFDKLQTEIEILSDTPDVMFSYREQLEAQYHTLVAQARILLEKVLEPQLQGGSDRFHDADAEPGGRRQHNLSRAI, encoded by the exons ATGAGTGATAAAGAGCAGTTAGACAAGCTTCTAAAAAGGCGTAGAACAATAAAAGCGAAAGTTACTAGCTTTGAAAACTACTTAAAATTATTACTCAGTTGTGAAAAAATAACAGACTTACAACGTATCGATTTAGATGGACGTTTTAGTAAATTCATTGATGTATACCCAGAGTTTGATAAATTACAGACGGAGATTGAGATCCTGAGTGACACTCCGGACGTGATGTTCTCCTACCGCGAGCAACTAGAGGCGCAGTATCATACATTGGTGGCGCAGGCTCGCATCTTACTGGAGAAGGTGCTGGAGCCGCAGCTTCAAGGAGGGTCTGACCGGTTCCACGATGCGGATGCAGAGCCAG GTGGCCGACGCCAACATAACTTATCTAGAGCGATATAA